In Osmerus eperlanus chromosome 17, fOsmEpe2.1, whole genome shotgun sequence, a single genomic region encodes these proteins:
- the LOC134037417 gene encoding liprin-beta-1-like isoform X1 translates to MMSDASEMLAAALEQMDGIIAGSKAMDYSNGLFDCQSPTSPFLGSLRALHLLEDLRGALELMDADEREGLRCQVPQATAEGLVGWLQGRMTNGHGSVGSLDAVYQERLSRLESDKECLVLQVSVLTDQVEVQGEKIRDLDMCLDEHREKLNATEELLQQEVLRRTALETHKLELMTEVSSLKLKLVAMEREKRDSEGLYQEVTDLRFRVTDMENERLQCEKKLKCTQEELQGLQVLLEGRDEALRTLRDEGRPGVLSLDRTDGGDRDAEMMRMKRALESLMTANAEKEQRIEELQESVTRYKMVQDLVTDKLNENDYDDIPDDASPSIHVAMEMDRAMLALQECAEAGRRPGEVVPCITELSDYEQENHTEALTPERLNQLSLSSSPLDVHQSSSTSHITSSTEQSITKESSPSSSSLSKPNTSGDESFGSKKARSSYGRGFFKMRGGKRTASSPNLDRSRSASAPTLAETERKGTEHLDLAGAPPRMTQGGGGNHNLPASPESKKKARGLKKFFGRLRRSHSTSFNLDEAETEFKRGGVRATAGPRLGWSRDLHHAANDVEVPFARWTKEQVCVWLQEQGLGLHMAQAQGWIRSGHTLLQASQHDLEKELGLKHPLHRKKLLLALQSLGSEEDDLKGLLDHNWVTRWLDDIGLPQYKSQFEEGRVDGRMLHYMTVDDLLSLKVGSVFHHLSIKRAIQVLRLNFYEPNCLRRRPSDENNITPAEISQWTNHRVMEWLRSVDLAEYAPNLRGSGVHGGLMVLEPRFNVETLALLLNIPPNKTLLRRHLATHFQLLIGSEAQRLKQECLEHPDYTVLTATAKVKPRRLSFGSFGTLRKKRQEDSDEYVCPMDVEMPKNSSFQRGLRIYEDDLCVLEQMEDSEGTVRQIGAFSEGINNLTSMLKDEEFFTEISPEASVTDEDSNV, encoded by the exons ATGATGTCCGATGCCAGCGAGATGTTGGCAGCGGCCTTGGAGCAAATGGATGGGATCATAGCAG gatCCAAGGCCATGGACTACTCCAACGGTTTGTTTGACTGCCAGTCGCCCACCTCTCCCTTCCTGGGCAGCCTGCGGGCGCTGCATCTGCTGGAGGACCTGCGGGGGGCGCTAGAGCTGATGGATGCGGACGAGAGGGAGGGCCTGCGCTGCCAGGTGCCCCAAGCCACGGCGGAGGGACTCGTGGGGTGGCTGCAGGGGCGAATG acTAACGGGCACGGTTCAGTGGGTTCCCTAGATGCCGTCTACCAGGAGCGCCTCTCTCGCCTGGAGAGCGACAAGGAATGTCTCGTTCTGCAG GTGAGCGTGCTGACGGACCAGGTGGAAGTGCAGGGGGAGAAGATCCGAGACCTGGACATGTGTCTGgatgaacacagagagaagctCAACGCCACAGAGGAACTGCTGCAACAG GAGGTGTTGAGAAGGACAGCCCTTGAGACACACAAGCTGGAGCTGATGACTGAGGTCTCCAGTCTGAAACTGAAGCTGGTTGctatggaaagagagaaaagggatagTGAG GGCCTGTACCAGGAAGTGACAGATCTGCGGTTCAGGGTGACCGATATGGAGAATGAAAGACTGCAGTGTGAGAAGAAACTCAAGTGTACCCAA GAGGAGCTGCAgggtctgcaggtgctgctggagGGCAGGGACGAGGCGCTGAGGACACTGAGGGACGAGGGCAGGCCGGGGGTCCTGAGTCTGGACAGGACAGATGGAGGGGacagag ATGCagagatgatgaggatgaagagggcGCTGGAGTCCCTCATGACAGCCAATGCTGAGAAG GAGCAGAGGATTGAGGAGCTTCAGGAGTCAGTCACACGCTACAAGATGGTCCAGGACCTGGTGACAG ataagttGAATGAAAACGATTACGACGACATCCCAGATGACGCATCGCCATCCATTCACGTCGCCATGGAAATGGACAGGGCCATGCTGGCATTGCAGGAGTGTGCGGAGGCAGGAAGGAGGCCTGGCGAG GTCGTCCCCTGTATCACAGAGCTCTCCGATTATGAGCAGGAGAACCACACAgaggccctgaccccagaaAG ACTCAACCAactgtccctctcctccagccccctagACGTCCATCAGTCGAGTAGTACCAGCCACATAACCAGCAGTACTGAGCAG AGCATAACCAAGGAGTCCAGTCCCTCATCCAGCTCGCTTTCCAAACCAAACACCTCAGGGGATGAGAGCTTTGGGTCCAAGAAGGCCCGCTCGTCTTATGGGCGAGGCTTCTTCAAGATGCGTGGAGGCAAGAGAACCGCTAGCAGCCCTAACCTGG ACCGCAGTCGCAGTGCCAGTGCACCAACGTTAG cggagacggagagaaagggcACGGAACACCTGGACCTGGCGGGGGCTCCGCCCCGGATgacccaggggggagggggcaaccACAACCTACCTGCCTCGCCCGAGAGCAAGAAGAAGGCCAGAGGCCTCAAGAAGTTCTTTGGCAG GCTGAGGAGAAGTCATTCCACCTCCTTCAACCTGGACGAGGCAGAGACGGAGTTCAagaggggaggggtcagggccaCCGCGGGCCCCCGTCTCGGATGGTCACGTGACCTGCACCATGCCGCCAA TGACGTGGAGGTGCCTTTTGCTCGGTGGACtaaagagcaggtgtgtgtgtggctgcaggaGCAGGGTCTGGGTCTGCACATGGCCCAGGCCCAGGGATGGATCCGGTCAGGACACACCCTGCTTCAGGCCTCGCAGCATGACCTGGAGAAG GAGCTGGGACTCAAACACCCCCTTCACAGGAAGAAGCTGCTGCTGGCCCTGCAGTCCCTGGGCTCGGAGGAGGACGACCTCAAGGGCCTTCTGGACCACAACTGGGTGACCA GGTGGCTTGATGACATAGGCCTACCTCAGTATAAGAGCCAGTTTGAGGAGGGACGCGTTGATGGGCGCATGCTGCACTACATGACTGTG gATGACCTGCTGTCTCTGAAGGTGGGCAGTGTGTTCCACCACCTCAGCATCAAGAGAGCCATCCAGGTCCTCCGCCTCAACTTCTACGAGCCAAACTGCCTCCGACGACGCCCCTCCGACGAG AACAACATCACGCCTGCCGAGATCTCCCAGTGGACCAATCACAGGGTGATGGAGTGGCTGCGCTCCGTGGACCTAGCTGAGTACGCCCCCAACCTGCGGGGCAGCGGCGTGCACGGGGGGCTCATG GTGCTGGAGCCCAGATTCAACGTGGAGACCCTGGCACTCCTGCTGAACATCCCCCCCAACAAGACCCTGCTGAGGCGCCACCTGGCCACGCACTTCCAGCTGCTCATCGGCTCCGAGGCCCAGAGGCTGAAGCAGGAGTGCCTGGAGCACCCAGACTACACCGTGCTCACCGCCACCGCCAAGGTCAAG cccagaagACTGTCGTTTGGCAGCTTTGGGACCCTGCGAAAGAAACGCCAGGAGGACAGCGACGAGTACGTCTGCCCCATGGACGTGGAGATGCCCAAGAACAGCAGCTTCCAGAGGGGGCTGAGGATCTACGAGGATGACCTCTGCGTCCTGGAACAG ATGGAGGACTCTGAGGGGACGGTGAGGCAGATAGGAGCCTTCTCCGAGGGCATCAACAACCTGACG AGCATGCTGAAGGATGAGGAGTTCTTTACGGAGATCTCCCCCGAGGCTAGCGTGACAGACGAGGACTCGAACGTGTGA
- the LOC134037417 gene encoding liprin-beta-1-like isoform X3: MMSDASEMLAAALEQMDGIIAGSKAMDYSNGLFDCQSPTSPFLGSLRALHLLEDLRGALELMDADEREGLRCQVPQATAEGLVGWLQGRMTNGHGSVGSLDAVYQERLSRLESDKECLVLQVSVLTDQVEVQGEKIRDLDMCLDEHREKLNATEELLQQEVLRRTALETHKLELMTEVSSLKLKLVAMEREKRDSEGLYQEVTDLRFRVTDMENERLQCEKKLKCTQEELQGLQVLLEGRDEALRTLRDEGRPGVLSLDRTDGGDRDAEMMRMKRALESLMTANAEKEQRIEELQESVTRYKMVQDLVTDKLNENDYDDIPDDASPSIHVAMEMDRAMLALQECAEAGRRPGEVVPCITELSDYEQENHTEALTPERLNQLSLSSSPLDVHQSSSTSHITSSTEQSITKESSPSSSSLSKPNTSGDESFGSKKARSSYGRGFFKMRGGKRTASSPNLAETERKGTEHLDLAGAPPRMTQGGGGNHNLPASPESKKKARGLKKFFGRLRRSHSTSFNLDEAETEFKRGGVRATAGPRLGWSRDLHHAANDVEVPFARWTKEQVCVWLQEQGLGLHMAQAQGWIRSGHTLLQASQHDLEKELGLKHPLHRKKLLLALQSLGSEEDDLKGLLDHNWVTRWLDDIGLPQYKSQFEEGRVDGRMLHYMTVDDLLSLKVGSVFHHLSIKRAIQVLRLNFYEPNCLRRRPSDENNITPAEISQWTNHRVMEWLRSVDLAEYAPNLRGSGVHGGLMVLEPRFNVETLALLLNIPPNKTLLRRHLATHFQLLIGSEAQRLKQECLEHPDYTVLTATAKVKPRRLSFGSFGTLRKKRQEDSDEYVCPMDVEMPKNSSFQRGLRIYEDDLCVLEQMEDSEGTVRQIGAFSEGINNLTSMLKDEEFFTEISPEASVTDEDSNV, translated from the exons ATGATGTCCGATGCCAGCGAGATGTTGGCAGCGGCCTTGGAGCAAATGGATGGGATCATAGCAG gatCCAAGGCCATGGACTACTCCAACGGTTTGTTTGACTGCCAGTCGCCCACCTCTCCCTTCCTGGGCAGCCTGCGGGCGCTGCATCTGCTGGAGGACCTGCGGGGGGCGCTAGAGCTGATGGATGCGGACGAGAGGGAGGGCCTGCGCTGCCAGGTGCCCCAAGCCACGGCGGAGGGACTCGTGGGGTGGCTGCAGGGGCGAATG acTAACGGGCACGGTTCAGTGGGTTCCCTAGATGCCGTCTACCAGGAGCGCCTCTCTCGCCTGGAGAGCGACAAGGAATGTCTCGTTCTGCAG GTGAGCGTGCTGACGGACCAGGTGGAAGTGCAGGGGGAGAAGATCCGAGACCTGGACATGTGTCTGgatgaacacagagagaagctCAACGCCACAGAGGAACTGCTGCAACAG GAGGTGTTGAGAAGGACAGCCCTTGAGACACACAAGCTGGAGCTGATGACTGAGGTCTCCAGTCTGAAACTGAAGCTGGTTGctatggaaagagagaaaagggatagTGAG GGCCTGTACCAGGAAGTGACAGATCTGCGGTTCAGGGTGACCGATATGGAGAATGAAAGACTGCAGTGTGAGAAGAAACTCAAGTGTACCCAA GAGGAGCTGCAgggtctgcaggtgctgctggagGGCAGGGACGAGGCGCTGAGGACACTGAGGGACGAGGGCAGGCCGGGGGTCCTGAGTCTGGACAGGACAGATGGAGGGGacagag ATGCagagatgatgaggatgaagagggcGCTGGAGTCCCTCATGACAGCCAATGCTGAGAAG GAGCAGAGGATTGAGGAGCTTCAGGAGTCAGTCACACGCTACAAGATGGTCCAGGACCTGGTGACAG ataagttGAATGAAAACGATTACGACGACATCCCAGATGACGCATCGCCATCCATTCACGTCGCCATGGAAATGGACAGGGCCATGCTGGCATTGCAGGAGTGTGCGGAGGCAGGAAGGAGGCCTGGCGAG GTCGTCCCCTGTATCACAGAGCTCTCCGATTATGAGCAGGAGAACCACACAgaggccctgaccccagaaAG ACTCAACCAactgtccctctcctccagccccctagACGTCCATCAGTCGAGTAGTACCAGCCACATAACCAGCAGTACTGAGCAG AGCATAACCAAGGAGTCCAGTCCCTCATCCAGCTCGCTTTCCAAACCAAACACCTCAGGGGATGAGAGCTTTGGGTCCAAGAAGGCCCGCTCGTCTTATGGGCGAGGCTTCTTCAAGATGCGTGGAGGCAAGAGAACCGCTAGCAGCCCTAACCTGG cggagacggagagaaagggcACGGAACACCTGGACCTGGCGGGGGCTCCGCCCCGGATgacccaggggggagggggcaaccACAACCTACCTGCCTCGCCCGAGAGCAAGAAGAAGGCCAGAGGCCTCAAGAAGTTCTTTGGCAG GCTGAGGAGAAGTCATTCCACCTCCTTCAACCTGGACGAGGCAGAGACGGAGTTCAagaggggaggggtcagggccaCCGCGGGCCCCCGTCTCGGATGGTCACGTGACCTGCACCATGCCGCCAA TGACGTGGAGGTGCCTTTTGCTCGGTGGACtaaagagcaggtgtgtgtgtggctgcaggaGCAGGGTCTGGGTCTGCACATGGCCCAGGCCCAGGGATGGATCCGGTCAGGACACACCCTGCTTCAGGCCTCGCAGCATGACCTGGAGAAG GAGCTGGGACTCAAACACCCCCTTCACAGGAAGAAGCTGCTGCTGGCCCTGCAGTCCCTGGGCTCGGAGGAGGACGACCTCAAGGGCCTTCTGGACCACAACTGGGTGACCA GGTGGCTTGATGACATAGGCCTACCTCAGTATAAGAGCCAGTTTGAGGAGGGACGCGTTGATGGGCGCATGCTGCACTACATGACTGTG gATGACCTGCTGTCTCTGAAGGTGGGCAGTGTGTTCCACCACCTCAGCATCAAGAGAGCCATCCAGGTCCTCCGCCTCAACTTCTACGAGCCAAACTGCCTCCGACGACGCCCCTCCGACGAG AACAACATCACGCCTGCCGAGATCTCCCAGTGGACCAATCACAGGGTGATGGAGTGGCTGCGCTCCGTGGACCTAGCTGAGTACGCCCCCAACCTGCGGGGCAGCGGCGTGCACGGGGGGCTCATG GTGCTGGAGCCCAGATTCAACGTGGAGACCCTGGCACTCCTGCTGAACATCCCCCCCAACAAGACCCTGCTGAGGCGCCACCTGGCCACGCACTTCCAGCTGCTCATCGGCTCCGAGGCCCAGAGGCTGAAGCAGGAGTGCCTGGAGCACCCAGACTACACCGTGCTCACCGCCACCGCCAAGGTCAAG cccagaagACTGTCGTTTGGCAGCTTTGGGACCCTGCGAAAGAAACGCCAGGAGGACAGCGACGAGTACGTCTGCCCCATGGACGTGGAGATGCCCAAGAACAGCAGCTTCCAGAGGGGGCTGAGGATCTACGAGGATGACCTCTGCGTCCTGGAACAG ATGGAGGACTCTGAGGGGACGGTGAGGCAGATAGGAGCCTTCTCCGAGGGCATCAACAACCTGACG AGCATGCTGAAGGATGAGGAGTTCTTTACGGAGATCTCCCCCGAGGCTAGCGTGACAGACGAGGACTCGAACGTGTGA
- the LOC134037417 gene encoding liprin-beta-1-like isoform X2: MMSDASEMLAAALEQMDGIIAGSKAMDYSNGLFDCQSPTSPFLGSLRALHLLEDLRGALELMDADEREGLRCQVPQATAEGLVGWLQGRMTNGHGSVGSLDAVYQERLSRLESDKECLVLQVSVLTDQVEVQGEKIRDLDMCLDEHREKLNATEELLQQEVLRRTALETHKLELMTEVSSLKLKLVAMEREKRDSEGLYQEVTDLRFRVTDMENERLQCEKKLKCTQEELQGLQVLLEGRDEALRTLRDEGRPGVLSLDRTDGGDRDAEMMRMKRALESLMTANAEKEQRIEELQESVTRYKMVQDLVTDKLNENDYDDIPDDASPSIHVAMEMDRAMLALQECAEAGRRPGEVVPCITELSDYEQENHTEALTPESPLDVHQSSSTSHITSSTEQSITKESSPSSSSLSKPNTSGDESFGSKKARSSYGRGFFKMRGGKRTASSPNLDRSRSASAPTLAETERKGTEHLDLAGAPPRMTQGGGGNHNLPASPESKKKARGLKKFFGRLRRSHSTSFNLDEAETEFKRGGVRATAGPRLGWSRDLHHAANDVEVPFARWTKEQVCVWLQEQGLGLHMAQAQGWIRSGHTLLQASQHDLEKELGLKHPLHRKKLLLALQSLGSEEDDLKGLLDHNWVTRWLDDIGLPQYKSQFEEGRVDGRMLHYMTVDDLLSLKVGSVFHHLSIKRAIQVLRLNFYEPNCLRRRPSDENNITPAEISQWTNHRVMEWLRSVDLAEYAPNLRGSGVHGGLMVLEPRFNVETLALLLNIPPNKTLLRRHLATHFQLLIGSEAQRLKQECLEHPDYTVLTATAKVKPRRLSFGSFGTLRKKRQEDSDEYVCPMDVEMPKNSSFQRGLRIYEDDLCVLEQMEDSEGTVRQIGAFSEGINNLTSMLKDEEFFTEISPEASVTDEDSNV; encoded by the exons ATGATGTCCGATGCCAGCGAGATGTTGGCAGCGGCCTTGGAGCAAATGGATGGGATCATAGCAG gatCCAAGGCCATGGACTACTCCAACGGTTTGTTTGACTGCCAGTCGCCCACCTCTCCCTTCCTGGGCAGCCTGCGGGCGCTGCATCTGCTGGAGGACCTGCGGGGGGCGCTAGAGCTGATGGATGCGGACGAGAGGGAGGGCCTGCGCTGCCAGGTGCCCCAAGCCACGGCGGAGGGACTCGTGGGGTGGCTGCAGGGGCGAATG acTAACGGGCACGGTTCAGTGGGTTCCCTAGATGCCGTCTACCAGGAGCGCCTCTCTCGCCTGGAGAGCGACAAGGAATGTCTCGTTCTGCAG GTGAGCGTGCTGACGGACCAGGTGGAAGTGCAGGGGGAGAAGATCCGAGACCTGGACATGTGTCTGgatgaacacagagagaagctCAACGCCACAGAGGAACTGCTGCAACAG GAGGTGTTGAGAAGGACAGCCCTTGAGACACACAAGCTGGAGCTGATGACTGAGGTCTCCAGTCTGAAACTGAAGCTGGTTGctatggaaagagagaaaagggatagTGAG GGCCTGTACCAGGAAGTGACAGATCTGCGGTTCAGGGTGACCGATATGGAGAATGAAAGACTGCAGTGTGAGAAGAAACTCAAGTGTACCCAA GAGGAGCTGCAgggtctgcaggtgctgctggagGGCAGGGACGAGGCGCTGAGGACACTGAGGGACGAGGGCAGGCCGGGGGTCCTGAGTCTGGACAGGACAGATGGAGGGGacagag ATGCagagatgatgaggatgaagagggcGCTGGAGTCCCTCATGACAGCCAATGCTGAGAAG GAGCAGAGGATTGAGGAGCTTCAGGAGTCAGTCACACGCTACAAGATGGTCCAGGACCTGGTGACAG ataagttGAATGAAAACGATTACGACGACATCCCAGATGACGCATCGCCATCCATTCACGTCGCCATGGAAATGGACAGGGCCATGCTGGCATTGCAGGAGTGTGCGGAGGCAGGAAGGAGGCCTGGCGAG GTCGTCCCCTGTATCACAGAGCTCTCCGATTATGAGCAGGAGAACCACACAgaggccctgaccccagaaAG ccccctagACGTCCATCAGTCGAGTAGTACCAGCCACATAACCAGCAGTACTGAGCAG AGCATAACCAAGGAGTCCAGTCCCTCATCCAGCTCGCTTTCCAAACCAAACACCTCAGGGGATGAGAGCTTTGGGTCCAAGAAGGCCCGCTCGTCTTATGGGCGAGGCTTCTTCAAGATGCGTGGAGGCAAGAGAACCGCTAGCAGCCCTAACCTGG ACCGCAGTCGCAGTGCCAGTGCACCAACGTTAG cggagacggagagaaagggcACGGAACACCTGGACCTGGCGGGGGCTCCGCCCCGGATgacccaggggggagggggcaaccACAACCTACCTGCCTCGCCCGAGAGCAAGAAGAAGGCCAGAGGCCTCAAGAAGTTCTTTGGCAG GCTGAGGAGAAGTCATTCCACCTCCTTCAACCTGGACGAGGCAGAGACGGAGTTCAagaggggaggggtcagggccaCCGCGGGCCCCCGTCTCGGATGGTCACGTGACCTGCACCATGCCGCCAA TGACGTGGAGGTGCCTTTTGCTCGGTGGACtaaagagcaggtgtgtgtgtggctgcaggaGCAGGGTCTGGGTCTGCACATGGCCCAGGCCCAGGGATGGATCCGGTCAGGACACACCCTGCTTCAGGCCTCGCAGCATGACCTGGAGAAG GAGCTGGGACTCAAACACCCCCTTCACAGGAAGAAGCTGCTGCTGGCCCTGCAGTCCCTGGGCTCGGAGGAGGACGACCTCAAGGGCCTTCTGGACCACAACTGGGTGACCA GGTGGCTTGATGACATAGGCCTACCTCAGTATAAGAGCCAGTTTGAGGAGGGACGCGTTGATGGGCGCATGCTGCACTACATGACTGTG gATGACCTGCTGTCTCTGAAGGTGGGCAGTGTGTTCCACCACCTCAGCATCAAGAGAGCCATCCAGGTCCTCCGCCTCAACTTCTACGAGCCAAACTGCCTCCGACGACGCCCCTCCGACGAG AACAACATCACGCCTGCCGAGATCTCCCAGTGGACCAATCACAGGGTGATGGAGTGGCTGCGCTCCGTGGACCTAGCTGAGTACGCCCCCAACCTGCGGGGCAGCGGCGTGCACGGGGGGCTCATG GTGCTGGAGCCCAGATTCAACGTGGAGACCCTGGCACTCCTGCTGAACATCCCCCCCAACAAGACCCTGCTGAGGCGCCACCTGGCCACGCACTTCCAGCTGCTCATCGGCTCCGAGGCCCAGAGGCTGAAGCAGGAGTGCCTGGAGCACCCAGACTACACCGTGCTCACCGCCACCGCCAAGGTCAAG cccagaagACTGTCGTTTGGCAGCTTTGGGACCCTGCGAAAGAAACGCCAGGAGGACAGCGACGAGTACGTCTGCCCCATGGACGTGGAGATGCCCAAGAACAGCAGCTTCCAGAGGGGGCTGAGGATCTACGAGGATGACCTCTGCGTCCTGGAACAG ATGGAGGACTCTGAGGGGACGGTGAGGCAGATAGGAGCCTTCTCCGAGGGCATCAACAACCTGACG AGCATGCTGAAGGATGAGGAGTTCTTTACGGAGATCTCCCCCGAGGCTAGCGTGACAGACGAGGACTCGAACGTGTGA